The Candidatus Woesearchaeota archaeon DNA window GAAAAGGAATCCAAGTGCTCCAGAGATCCCATGCCATCGTGTTGTCAGGAGTGATGGATCAATCGGAGGATTCGGCGGCCAGACAAAAGGAAGGAAGATCAATGAGAAGATCGCATTGCTGAGGAAAGAGGGTGTTGAGGTCTCTCAAGGGAAGATAGTTGATTTTGAGAAGAGGCTCTACAGATGGAGATAAGAGAAGTGTCATTTGAGGAAGCGATAAAGCTTGACAGGGAGATACCTAAATTCTCTGGAGAGAACAAGCTTGCTGATAACATAAACCTGATGAAAGAGAACAAGAGCCTCTGTATCATGGTTTTTGAGAATGGCAAAC harbors:
- a CDS encoding MGMT family protein, with amino-acid sequence MEFDEKVYKALRKVPRGKVTTYKELAKAIHSKAYRAVGGAMKRNPSAPEIPCHRVVRSDGSIGGFGGQTKGRKINEKIALLRKEGVEVSQGKIVDFEKRLYRWR